One Actinomadura viridis genomic region harbors:
- a CDS encoding glycerophosphodiester phosphodiesterase: MRPRYEFLDHDAPLPFAHRGGAGGRPENSMAAFQRAVDLGYRYLETDAHATADGVVIAFHDRTLDRVTDRTGTIARLPYDEVAKARIEGTEPIPRLEDVLGSFPQARLNIDLKDAPVIGPLAEVLHRTKAWNRVCITSFSTRRLAQMRARLPLYTDQDVCMALGPRGVMALRAKSYGGPTAKLVRLAATGVACAQVPYGLGRLPFVTEAFLAQAHELGLQVHAWTVNDPAEMGRLLDLGIDGIMTDELITLRRIMNERGLWRGQGPGGG, from the coding sequence GTGCGCCCCAGATACGAATTCCTGGATCACGACGCTCCCCTACCGTTCGCGCACCGCGGTGGCGCCGGGGGACGCCCGGAGAACTCGATGGCCGCCTTCCAGCGCGCCGTCGACCTGGGCTACCGCTACCTGGAGACCGACGCCCACGCCACCGCCGACGGGGTGGTGATCGCCTTCCACGACCGCACCCTCGACCGTGTCACCGACCGCACCGGGACGATCGCCCGGCTGCCCTACGACGAGGTCGCCAAGGCCCGGATCGAGGGGACCGAGCCCATCCCCCGCCTGGAGGACGTCCTCGGGTCGTTCCCCCAGGCCCGGCTCAACATCGACCTGAAGGACGCGCCGGTCATCGGCCCCCTGGCGGAGGTGCTCCACCGCACCAAGGCGTGGAACCGCGTCTGCATCACCTCGTTCTCGACCCGCAGGCTCGCGCAGATGCGCGCACGCCTGCCGCTGTACACCGACCAGGACGTGTGCATGGCCCTCGGCCCCCGCGGCGTGATGGCCCTGCGCGCCAAGTCCTACGGAGGCCCCACCGCCAAGCTCGTCCGCCTCGCCGCGACGGGCGTGGCGTGCGCGCAGGTCCCCTACGGGCTGGGGCGGTTGCCGTTCGTCACCGAGGCGTTCCTCGCCCAGGCCCACGAGCTGGGCCTGCAGGTGCACGCCTGGACCGTCAACGACCCCGCCGAGATGGGACGCCTGCTCGACCTGGGGATCGACGGCATCATGACCGACGAGCTGATCACCCTGCGGCGGATCATGAACGAGCGCGGGCTGTGGCGCGGCCAGGGGCCCGGCGGCGGATGA
- a CDS encoding FxsA family protein produces MPALVLFFALLLTPVLEIFVIIQVAGAIGGWWTLALILGTSALGAWITRREGRRAWRVLNEAVRDGTVPDRELSGSAMVLLGGLLMLAPGFVSDAVGLLFVLPFTRPVVRRLLAAYGARRLRKAEARGSLFPPGGQGMGGLGGFGGGPFDPHGTGARGAAGGPGGRVVQGEVVHDAEDRQEPDESGTASGGDRSLRQGRQGK; encoded by the coding sequence ATGCCGGCACTCGTTCTGTTCTTCGCGCTCCTGCTGACGCCCGTCCTGGAGATCTTTGTGATCATCCAGGTCGCGGGGGCCATCGGCGGCTGGTGGACGCTCGCTCTCATCCTGGGCACCAGCGCGCTGGGCGCCTGGATCACCCGGCGTGAGGGCCGCCGCGCCTGGCGGGTGCTGAACGAGGCCGTCCGCGACGGCACGGTGCCCGACCGCGAGCTGTCCGGGTCCGCGATGGTGCTCCTGGGCGGGCTGCTGATGCTGGCCCCGGGGTTCGTGTCCGACGCGGTGGGGCTGCTGTTCGTCCTGCCGTTCACCCGGCCGGTGGTGCGCCGCCTGCTGGCCGCCTACGGGGCGCGCCGGCTGCGCAAGGCCGAGGCCCGCGGATCGCTGTTCCCGCCCGGCGGTCAGGGGATGGGCGGCCTGGGCGGCTTCGGCGGCGGCCCCTTCGACCCGCACGGCACGGGCGCCCGCGGCGCCGCGGGCGGGCCCGGCGGGCGCGTGGTGCAGGGAGAGGTCGTCCACGACGCCGAGGACCGCCAGGAGCCCGACGAGTCCGGGACGGCGTCCGGCGGTGACCGTTCCCTCCGGCAGGGCCGCCAGGGCAAGTGA
- a CDS encoding RNA polymerase-binding protein RbpA codes for MAERALRGTRLGATSYENDRNTDLAPRQEVDYTCTKGHRFTVTLAAEAEVPMTWECRSCGATALRVDGELPQTKKGKPPRTHWDMLMERRTLEDLEEVLAERLEILRAGRRKTA; via the coding sequence ATGGCCGAGCGCGCACTTCGCGGCACCCGACTCGGAGCGACGAGCTACGAGAACGATCGCAACACCGATCTGGCCCCACGCCAGGAAGTGGACTATACCTGCACCAAGGGCCACCGGTTCACCGTGACGCTCGCGGCCGAGGCCGAGGTGCCGATGACCTGGGAATGCCGTAGCTGCGGGGCGACCGCCCTGCGGGTCGACGGCGAACTGCCCCAAACCAAGAAGGGCAAGCCGCCGCGCACCCACTGGGACATGCTCATGGAACGCCGGACGCTGGAGGACCTGGAGGAGGTCCTGGCCGAACGCCTGGAGATCCTCCGGGCCGGCCGCCGGAAGACCGCCTGA
- a CDS encoding VWA domain-containing protein: MTFLSPERLWLLILLPMMVALYVALQMRRRQYAVRFTNLALLSQVAPKRPGWRRHVAAGLFLAMMLIMLIGFARPATGVKVPRDRATVMVAVDVSLSMMAKDVAPNRFEAAKDAAKKFIRDLPGRFNVGVVSFAGNANLVAAPSADRQAAIASIDQLVLAKRTAIGEAVFTSLQAVRSFDAQASQDPPPAHIVLLSDGDNTTGRSVTEAIDAGRTAHIPVSTIAFGTPYGTVDIEGETTSVSVNKETLRTLAEGSGGKAYEAADGGQLSEVYSSIGSSLGFKIEHRDIAARFTGIALLLALAAGGASLAWFSRLP; the protein is encoded by the coding sequence ATGACCTTCCTGTCGCCCGAGCGGCTGTGGCTGCTCATCCTGCTTCCGATGATGGTGGCCCTCTACGTGGCGCTGCAGATGCGCCGCCGCCAGTACGCGGTCCGCTTCACCAACCTCGCCCTGCTCTCCCAGGTCGCGCCCAAGCGCCCGGGTTGGCGGCGGCACGTGGCCGCGGGGCTGTTCCTGGCGATGATGCTGATCATGCTGATCGGGTTCGCCCGGCCCGCCACCGGCGTCAAGGTCCCGCGCGACCGCGCCACCGTGATGGTCGCCGTGGACGTGTCGCTGTCGATGATGGCCAAGGACGTGGCCCCCAACCGGTTCGAGGCCGCCAAGGACGCCGCCAAGAAGTTCATCCGCGACCTGCCCGGCCGCTTCAACGTCGGCGTGGTCTCCTTCGCCGGCAACGCCAACCTGGTCGCCGCGCCGTCCGCCGACCGGCAGGCGGCGATCGCCTCCATCGACCAGCTCGTGCTGGCCAAGCGCACCGCCATCGGCGAGGCCGTGTTCACCTCCCTGCAGGCCGTCCGCTCGTTCGACGCCCAGGCCAGCCAGGACCCGCCGCCCGCCCACATCGTGCTGCTGTCGGACGGTGACAACACCACCGGCCGGTCGGTCACCGAGGCCATCGACGCCGGCCGCACCGCGCACATCCCGGTGTCCACCATCGCCTTCGGCACCCCCTACGGCACGGTCGACATCGAGGGCGAGACCACCAGCGTCTCGGTCAACAAGGAGACCCTGCGCACCCTCGCCGAGGGCAGCGGCGGCAAGGCCTACGAGGCCGCCGACGGCGGGCAGCTGTCGGAGGTCTACTCCAGCATCGGCAGCTCGCTCGGCTTCAAGATCGAGCACCGCGACATCGCGGCGCGCTTCACCGGCATCGCGCTGCTGCTCGCCCTGGCCGCGGGAGGCGCATCGCTGGCCTGGTTCTCCCGCCTGCCCTGA
- a CDS encoding TrmH family RNA methyltransferase yields the protein MSTAQGHARKQLRPTDVKRLNRDWRRRTDARLGLLVESVTQPFNMGSIIRSAAVFGVERLWLAGNATEPSHRNVAKTALGTERLVPWEHAGTPEAAAAAIRAQGLRLVAIELTGDAAPLHEAPLEGDVCLAVGGEDHGCSPALLAAADAVAYIPQIGRVGSLNVAVAAAIALAEARRREWAR from the coding sequence ATGAGCACCGCGCAGGGACACGCGCGCAAGCAGCTGCGCCCCACCGACGTCAAGCGCCTCAACCGGGACTGGCGCCGGCGGACCGACGCGCGCCTGGGGCTGCTGGTGGAGTCGGTCACCCAGCCGTTCAACATGGGCTCGATCATCCGCAGCGCCGCGGTGTTCGGCGTGGAGCGCCTGTGGCTGGCCGGGAACGCCACCGAGCCCTCCCACCGCAACGTCGCCAAGACCGCGCTCGGCACCGAGCGGCTGGTGCCCTGGGAGCACGCGGGCACGCCCGAGGCCGCCGCGGCGGCGATCCGCGCGCAGGGCCTGCGGCTGGTGGCGATCGAGCTGACCGGCGACGCGGCGCCGCTGCACGAGGCGCCGCTGGAGGGGGACGTGTGCCTGGCCGTCGGCGGCGAGGACCACGGCTGCTCCCCCGCCCTGCTGGCCGCCGCCGACGCGGTCGCCTACATCCCGCAGATCGGCCGGGTGGGCTCGCTCAACGTCGCCGTCGCCGCCGCCATCGCCCTGGCCGAGGCCCGCCGGCGCGAATGGGCCCGCTGA
- a CDS encoding LysE family translocator has protein sequence MLESLVAFVGAAILIALVPGPSTVVIMRTSMVSGRRAGLAAVLGNEAGVLLWGLAAALGLSALLVASRIAYDGLRIVGAAVLVYFGVKALWQARRSAAAGAASGAGATADAGGAGVEAGGGLGRCFRLGLVTNIANPKAGVFAVSFLPQFVPEGWSVPVVLVAFSVLWALIDLLWYTVVVWAVDAARRVFERPGVRRRLEQLSGVVLVGLGVRLAAESR, from the coding sequence ATGCTGGAGAGTCTGGTCGCCTTCGTCGGCGCCGCGATACTGATCGCGCTGGTTCCCGGACCGAGCACGGTCGTGATCATGAGGACGTCGATGGTCTCGGGACGCCGCGCGGGCCTGGCCGCGGTCCTGGGGAACGAGGCCGGAGTGCTGCTGTGGGGGCTGGCGGCGGCGCTGGGCCTGTCGGCGCTGCTGGTGGCGTCCCGGATCGCCTACGACGGTCTGCGGATCGTCGGCGCCGCCGTACTGGTGTACTTCGGTGTCAAGGCGCTGTGGCAGGCCCGCCGGAGCGCCGCGGCCGGGGCCGCGTCCGGGGCCGGGGCGACCGCCGACGCCGGCGGGGCGGGCGTGGAGGCCGGGGGAGGGCTGGGGCGCTGCTTCCGGCTCGGGCTGGTCACCAACATCGCCAACCCCAAGGCCGGGGTGTTCGCGGTGTCGTTCCTGCCGCAGTTCGTCCCCGAGGGGTGGTCGGTGCCGGTGGTGCTGGTGGCGTTCTCGGTGCTGTGGGCGCTGATCGACCTGCTCTGGTACACGGTCGTGGTGTGGGCGGTGGACGCCGCCCGGCGGGTGTTCGAGCGTCCCGGCGTGCGCCGCCGGCTGGAGCAGCTGTCGGGCGTGGTGCTGGTCGGCCTGGGCGTCCGGCTGGCCGCCGAGTCCCGGTGA
- a CDS encoding DUF58 domain-containing protein, which translates to MTPAPGPARRTRGARLADLAPERTLRRLELTVTRRLDGLLNGEHLGLLPGPGTELAEARVYQPGEDDVRHMDWAVTARTTTPHVRDLIADHELEAWALMDLTPSMDFGTGTMVKRDLAVAALAAVGFLTVRLGDRVGAYLLQPGGMRRWPARTGKAAMYALLEGVLDAAPGPAGDGTGPRTGTPRPTRDRAGTTEGDTPAGTRSFGARPLAGRPGGLAEGISALDRGQTRRGLRVIISDFLPPAGDPSGAPGPDGGPDGDLAWERPLRRLAARHQVLAVEIIDPRELDLPDVGLVEMTDPETGAVHEIVLNRRVRERYAAAAAAQRERTRAGLRRCGAHHLVLRTDRDWVADVARFALRQRRAAGRAIAAPGVRT; encoded by the coding sequence GTGACGCCCGCCCCGGGCCCGGCACGCCGCACCCGCGGCGCCAGGCTCGCCGACCTGGCGCCCGAACGCACGCTGCGGCGGCTGGAGCTCACCGTCACCCGCCGCCTGGACGGCCTGCTCAACGGCGAGCACCTGGGCCTGCTGCCCGGCCCCGGCACCGAACTGGCCGAGGCCCGCGTCTACCAGCCCGGCGAGGACGACGTCCGGCACATGGACTGGGCCGTCACCGCCCGCACCACCACCCCCCACGTCCGCGACCTGATCGCCGACCACGAGCTGGAGGCGTGGGCCCTGATGGACCTCACCCCCAGCATGGACTTCGGCACCGGCACCATGGTCAAACGCGACCTCGCCGTCGCCGCCCTGGCCGCCGTCGGGTTCCTCACCGTACGGCTGGGCGACCGCGTCGGCGCCTACCTCCTCCAGCCCGGCGGGATGCGCCGCTGGCCCGCCCGCACCGGCAAGGCCGCCATGTACGCGCTGCTGGAGGGCGTCCTGGACGCCGCGCCCGGCCCCGCCGGTGACGGCACCGGCCCCCGGACGGGCACGCCTCGTCCCACCAGGGACCGCGCGGGCACGACCGAGGGCGACACGCCCGCCGGCACCCGCTCCTTCGGCGCCCGCCCGCTGGCCGGCCGCCCCGGCGGCCTCGCCGAGGGAATCTCCGCCCTGGACCGCGGCCAGACCCGCCGCGGCCTCCGCGTGATCATCTCCGACTTCCTCCCGCCCGCCGGCGACCCCTCCGGCGCCCCCGGCCCCGACGGCGGCCCCGACGGCGACCTCGCGTGGGAGCGCCCGCTGCGCCGCCTGGCCGCACGCCACCAGGTCCTGGCCGTGGAGATCATCGACCCGCGCGAGCTGGACCTGCCCGATGTCGGACTGGTGGAGATGACCGATCCCGAGACCGGAGCCGTGCACGAGATCGTCCTGAACCGCCGCGTCCGCGAACGCTACGCCGCCGCCGCAGCGGCGCAGCGCGAGCGCACCCGCGCCGGCCTGCGCCGCTGCGGCGCCCACCACCTGGTCCTGCGGACCGACCGGGACTGGGTCGCCGACGTCGCCCGCTTCGCCCTGCGCCAGCGCCGCGCCGCCGGCCGGGCCATCGCCGCGCCGGGGGTGCGCACATGA
- a CDS encoding class I SAM-dependent methyltransferase: MGEHYFANRPETASRPRTVDLVLPDLHLRLETDRGMFSPDRVDPGTRVLLESVPPPPATGTLLDLGCGYGPIALTMAHRSPGATVYGVDVNERALDLARRNATTAGLDNVRFGLAEEIDPALRFDAIWSNPPIRIGKAALHDLLLAWLPRLTPGGVAHLVVQKHLGSDSLQRWLNERGHPTERLTSRSAYRVLAVSARPRARTGSDTA; the protein is encoded by the coding sequence GTGGGGGAACATTACTTCGCGAACCGGCCCGAGACGGCCAGCAGACCGCGCACGGTCGATCTCGTCCTGCCCGATCTGCACCTGCGCCTGGAGACCGACCGCGGGATGTTCTCACCCGACCGCGTCGACCCGGGCACCCGCGTCCTGCTGGAGAGCGTCCCCCCTCCCCCGGCCACCGGCACCCTGCTCGACCTGGGCTGCGGGTACGGGCCGATCGCGCTGACCATGGCACACCGTTCCCCCGGCGCGACCGTGTACGGGGTGGACGTGAACGAACGCGCTCTGGACCTGGCCCGGCGGAACGCCACGACCGCGGGCCTTGACAATGTAAGGTTCGGCTTGGCGGAGGAGATCGACCCCGCGCTCCGCTTCGACGCGATCTGGTCCAACCCCCCGATCCGCATCGGCAAGGCCGCCCTGCACGACCTGCTGCTGGCCTGGCTCCCCCGCCTCACCCCCGGCGGCGTGGCCCACCTGGTCGTCCAGAAGCACCTCGGGTCCGACTCCCTGCAGCGCTGGCTGAACGAGCGGGGCCACCCCACCGAGCGTCTCACCTCCAGGTCCGCCTACCGCGTCCTGGCCGTCTCCGCCCGCCCTCGAGCCCGTACCGGAAGTGACACCGCATGA
- a CDS encoding EF-hand domain-containing protein, with translation MRIWGALIRLWPPAGATVLSPHDMRRGGTPMTDPEEYRATFEMVDVDGDGYISTAELKNVMRALGREIGDVRAVEVMVDADANRDGKISLEEFAALMAGGAR, from the coding sequence ATTCGTATCTGGGGCGCACTCATCCGATTATGGCCGCCCGCCGGTGCTACCGTCCTGTCGCCACACGACATGAGGAGAGGCGGCACACCGATGACCGACCCCGAGGAGTACCGGGCCACCTTCGAGATGGTGGACGTGGACGGCGACGGCTACATCTCGACCGCGGAGCTGAAGAACGTGATGCGCGCGCTGGGCCGCGAGATCGGCGACGTCCGCGCGGTCGAGGTGATGGTCGACGCCGACGCCAACCGCGACGGCAAGATCTCCCTGGAGGAGTTCGCGGCGCTGATGGCGGGGGGCGCCCGGTAG
- a CDS encoding ClpP family protease codes for MAAEGLFQRLLAQRIVFLGTEIDDQVANRICGELLLLSAQDGRRDITLYINSPGGVVDAGMAIYDMMQFVPNDVSTVAMGLAASMGQTLLCAGAPGKRYALRHARVMMHQPHGGIGGTASDIKIQAEQSLYLKTVLAERHAFHTGRPLEQIQADSDRDRWFTAEEAREYGFVDHVIEATDRVGS; via the coding sequence ATGGCCGCCGAGGGACTGTTCCAGCGGCTGCTGGCCCAGCGGATCGTCTTCCTCGGAACGGAGATCGACGACCAGGTCGCCAACCGGATCTGCGGGGAACTGCTGCTGCTGTCCGCGCAGGACGGGCGGCGCGACATCACGCTCTACATCAACTCCCCCGGCGGCGTGGTCGACGCCGGGATGGCGATCTACGACATGATGCAGTTCGTGCCCAACGACGTCTCCACCGTCGCCATGGGCCTGGCCGCCTCCATGGGGCAGACCCTGCTGTGCGCGGGCGCGCCCGGCAAGCGGTACGCGCTGCGGCACGCCCGGGTCATGATGCACCAGCCGCACGGCGGCATCGGCGGCACCGCCTCCGACATCAAGATCCAGGCCGAGCAGTCGCTCTACCTCAAGACCGTGCTGGCCGAGCGGCACGCCTTCCACACCGGCCGGCCGCTGGAGCAGATCCAGGCCGACTCCGACCGGGACCGCTGGTTCACCGCCGAGGAGGCCAGGGAGTACGGATTCGTCGACCACGTCATCGAGGCCACCGACCGGGTGGGGTCCTGA
- a CDS encoding ATP-dependent Clp protease proteolytic subunit, which yields MYERARAESRYIMPSFVERTSWGTKEMTPYNKLFEDRIVFLGAPVDDTSANDVTAQLLALEGMDPDRPISLYINSPGGSLTAMLAIHDTMAYIRPEIETTCIGQAASAAAILLAAGSRGRRAALSRSRILLHEPSVGEAVRGQSSDLEIQAREILRLREQTERIVAEATGRDPAQVRRDLDRERYFTAEEAKEYGLIDEVLTTRV from the coding sequence ATGTACGAGCGCGCGCGGGCCGAGAGCCGCTACATCATGCCCTCGTTCGTCGAGCGGACCTCCTGGGGCACCAAGGAGATGACGCCGTACAACAAGCTCTTCGAGGACCGCATCGTCTTCCTCGGGGCTCCGGTCGACGACACCTCCGCCAACGACGTCACCGCCCAGCTGCTGGCGCTGGAGGGGATGGACCCCGACCGGCCCATCAGCCTCTACATCAACTCGCCGGGCGGGTCGCTGACGGCGATGCTGGCCATCCACGACACGATGGCCTACATCCGCCCGGAGATCGAGACCACCTGCATCGGGCAGGCGGCCTCGGCCGCCGCGATCCTGCTGGCCGCCGGCTCCCGGGGCCGCCGGGCCGCGCTGTCGCGCTCGCGGATCCTGCTGCACGAGCCGAGCGTGGGCGAGGCCGTCCGGGGACAGTCCAGCGATCTGGAGATCCAGGCCCGGGAGATCCTGCGGCTGCGCGAGCAGACGGAACGGATCGTGGCCGAGGCGACCGGGCGCGACCCCGCCCAGGTCCGCCGGGACCTGGACCGGGAGCGGTACTTCACCGCCGAGGAGGCCAAGGAGTACGGGCTGATCGACGAGGTCCTCACCACGCGGGTCTAG
- a CDS encoding AAA family ATPase, with translation MTVAAQDVDQAAAVLQHAVAEVKKVIVGQEHMVERMVVALLAKGHCLIEGVPGVAKTLAVGTLAQVVGGTFARLQFTPDLVPSDIVGTRIYHPSTEQFDVELGPVFVNFVLADEINRAPAKVQSALLEVMAERQVSLGGNTYPLPRPFIVLATQNPIESEGVYPLPEAQRDRFLMKIDVRYPGAHEELQILQRMSVDPPEAEPVLDTGRLASLQRAAEEVSVHELVADYIVRLVMATREPEQYRLPDLRQVIEIGASPRATLGLVSAARALALLSGRDYVLPDDVRAVARDVMAHRVVLTFDALADGVDTGEVVAQILAAVPPPRVVWNHGTVTAP, from the coding sequence ATGACCGTCGCAGCGCAGGACGTCGACCAGGCCGCGGCCGTGCTCCAGCACGCCGTGGCCGAGGTCAAGAAGGTCATCGTCGGCCAGGAGCACATGGTCGAGCGCATGGTCGTCGCGCTGCTGGCCAAGGGGCACTGCCTCATCGAGGGCGTCCCCGGCGTCGCCAAGACCCTGGCCGTGGGCACCCTGGCCCAGGTCGTCGGCGGCACCTTCGCCCGCCTGCAGTTCACCCCCGACCTGGTGCCCTCCGACATCGTCGGCACCCGCATCTACCACCCCTCCACCGAGCAGTTCGACGTCGAGCTCGGCCCGGTGTTCGTCAACTTCGTCCTCGCCGACGAGATCAACCGGGCGCCCGCCAAGGTCCAGTCGGCGCTGCTGGAGGTCATGGCCGAACGGCAGGTCTCCCTCGGCGGCAACACCTATCCGCTGCCGCGCCCGTTCATCGTCCTGGCCACCCAGAACCCGATCGAGTCCGAGGGCGTCTACCCGCTGCCCGAGGCCCAGCGCGACCGGTTCCTGATGAAGATCGACGTCCGCTACCCCGGCGCCCACGAGGAGCTGCAGATCCTGCAGCGCATGAGCGTGGACCCGCCCGAGGCCGAGCCCGTCCTGGACACCGGGCGGCTGGCCTCCCTGCAGCGCGCCGCCGAGGAGGTCTCGGTCCACGAGCTGGTCGCCGACTACATCGTCCGGCTCGTCATGGCCACCCGCGAGCCCGAGCAGTACCGGCTGCCCGACCTGCGCCAGGTCATCGAGATCGGCGCCAGCCCCCGCGCCACCCTCGGCCTGGTCTCGGCCGCCCGCGCCCTCGCCCTGCTCAGCGGGCGCGACTACGTGCTCCCCGACGACGTGCGCGCCGTCGCCCGCGACGTCATGGCGCACCGCGTGGTCCTGACCTTCGACGCCCTCGCCGACGGCGTCGACACCGGTGAGGTCGTCGCCCAGATCCTGGCCGCGGTCCCCCCGCCCCGCGTGGTCTGGAACCACGGGACGGTGACCGCCCCGTGA
- a CDS encoding type II toxin-antitoxin system Phd/YefM family antitoxin, with product MEKPVTEARKEFADLVNRVAYTGERVALTRRGKVMAALVSAEDLELLESLRAGRIDLTQAGHPAPVEERPSPQHMPLRIAAEYRPGGPSRPPGFGR from the coding sequence GTGGAGAAACCGGTGACGGAGGCGCGCAAGGAGTTCGCGGATCTGGTGAACCGTGTCGCCTACACGGGCGAGCGCGTCGCGCTCACCCGGCGCGGCAAGGTCATGGCGGCGCTGGTGTCCGCGGAGGACCTGGAGTTGCTGGAGAGCCTGCGGGCGGGCCGGATCGACCTCACGCAGGCGGGGCACCCCGCCCCGGTGGAGGAACGGCCCTCGCCCCAGCACATGCCGCTGCGGATCGCGGCGGAGTACCGTCCGGGCGGGCCGTCCAGGCCACCCGGTTTCGGCCGCTGA
- a CDS encoding polyprenol monophosphomannose synthase: protein MEIPADLGRVLVIIPTYNERDNIEGIVGRVREAAPTVDVLVVDDASPDGTGDLADALAAADDQVRVLHRAGKEGLGPAYIAGFRWAAERGYDVMVEMDADGSHQPEELPRLLTALQDADLVIGARWIPGGTVHNWPMSREVLSRGANTYARLMLSLPLHDATGGFRAFRAATLDKIGLDDVDSRGYCFQVDLALRALREGLRVVEVPITFVERTQGTSKMSRDVLAEAALRVTRWGLADRVARLRQPRR, encoded by the coding sequence ATGGAGATCCCAGCCGACCTGGGCCGGGTACTCGTGATCATCCCGACCTACAACGAGCGGGACAACATCGAGGGCATCGTGGGCCGGGTGCGCGAGGCCGCGCCGACGGTCGACGTCCTGGTGGTGGACGACGCCAGCCCCGACGGCACGGGGGATCTGGCCGACGCGCTGGCCGCCGCCGACGACCAGGTCCGCGTGCTGCACCGGGCCGGCAAGGAAGGGCTGGGCCCGGCCTACATCGCCGGCTTCCGGTGGGCCGCCGAGCGCGGCTACGACGTCATGGTCGAGATGGACGCCGACGGCTCCCACCAGCCCGAGGAGCTGCCCCGGCTGCTGACCGCGCTGCAGGACGCCGACCTGGTGATCGGCGCCCGCTGGATCCCGGGCGGCACGGTGCACAACTGGCCCATGTCGCGGGAGGTGCTCTCCCGCGGCGCCAACACCTACGCCAGGCTGATGCTGAGCCTGCCGCTGCACGACGCCACCGGCGGCTTCCGCGCGTTCCGCGCCGCCACCCTGGACAAGATCGGCCTGGACGACGTGGACTCGCGCGGGTACTGCTTCCAGGTCGACCTGGCGCTGCGGGCGCTGCGCGAGGGGCTGCGGGTCGTCGAGGTGCCGATCACGTTCGTCGAGCGCACCCAGGGGACCAGCAAGATGAGCCGGGACGTCCTCGCCGAGGCCGCGTTGCGGGTGACCCGGTGGGGCCTGGCCGACCGGGTCGCGCGCCTGCGCCAGCCCCGCCGCTGA